In the Halalkalicoccus sp. CGA53 genome, GAGCTTGGTTTTGCTATTCTGTTGCTCGAGACCGAACGCAACACTCGTGCGTAATCGACCGATATCGTCCAGAAGGGCTGTGTCGATCCCGACGAAAGAGCGCTCTGGAAGCAGGTGTTCGCGGCTGAAGACGACCATTTTTTCCGAGCGCTCGGGTCGAGTCGCGTCGTCCAAATCACCCTGGCAATTGATCTCGACGATGGTTGCATCGACCTCACCAGCCCATAGGGTTCGATCGATCGTCCAAGTGCGCTCTCGATTGCCAATAGCCAGCTCAATCCGATCGGTGTTCGGCAAGAGAGCGATCGTCTCCCGAGTGATGCGTTTTGTGAGTGTTGAAGCGATCGTCTCGTACGTTTGCTCGTTCGTGTCTGCTGAGAACGGGAGTCGAAATACAGTGGTGAATTCATCGTCAAGAAGTGAGGCGACGTTGGTGGTCGCTTCTGCTGGAAACGGAAGCGGCATCAGTGGAACTCGCTCCGTATACCCGTCGACGTCGATATCGCTGGCCCGAAGCTGGTCTCTAATCGCCCTTCGAGCCTTTTCGCGATCGAACTCAGCAGCAAGCAATCCGTCTCCGTTCCGGGAAAAGACCGCTGGGGTGTCCGTGACATCGAGAACCGAGGTAAAGCCTCTCCCTTTGTGACCGATCGTTGCCTCATCATTCGAAGCCCCTTTCGTCGTCTCGGTAAGGGTGGTGATTGCGGTTAGGTCATCAACATCGAATGCACGCCCAGTGTTCGCCACAAGGAGGCCCTCTTCATCGAGTTCAAATCGGATACATCGATTTTCCACCGAAGAGCTCGGCATCTCATCGTCAGCGTTCTGGAGAAGTTCGAAGACGAACCGTCGACTGTAATCGGCACTGTCCGCAGCCTCAAGCTTGAAATCCTGGCTGATTCGCTTCTGATCGTTCGCATACGTTTGCAAATGGGTCCGACGAATATCCTTGAGAGAGCTCTGGAAATCCACTTCTGCCATTGACGATATATATCCGGCCCATTTATGTTAAGGCTTGGCAATGTCAGTTTTGATTGGATGATCTGCCCTCGTAATATAACCACTCAAGACTTCTCAAAAGGACCCAGAGACCGCTCTGAGATCGAAATTTGGCGACTCAGACGATTATTTTCCCCTCGATTCCCACCTCATCGTCTAATGGCTCTTTTTCCGCGAGAGCCCTGATTACAGCAAACGCACAGACGAGGCTATCGAGTGCATCATCGTTTTTCTCTGCTTGTTCACGATGAGCAGCATCGAAATCGAGGCCATCAGCCTTTAAACGATCAAGGATCTTCTTCCGGCGAGATTTCCCATTTTTATGATGATTTTTGTATCCATGTCGATAGGTTCGAAGACTTCCGAGAGTGGCTGCTGGATACGTTTCAACAATCCAGGGGACGTTCAACGCAGGCTTCTGCATCGGGAGCACTCTCGCCGACCGATCGTCGACCAACGGGTGGAGCAGGTCCTTGATTCCGTAGTACACCTGGTGTTTGATCTGAGGCCCAAGCGGTGATTGAGCTGCAGTACAGATATCCGTCTCTCGTCGTTTCTCGGGATCTGAATCATCCAAGCCCTCGAGACGGTCGGTGCAAAGTCCTCTGAATTCTTCAGGCGTGGTTGCTTTGGAGAACTCAGTACGAAATTCGGCGATGAACTCAGCCCACTCCCTATCCTCGGGATCAACGTGGGCGGATTTCGGCAAGCTAAACGGAAAATCGAACCCGAAAATAGCCGTTTTCGATCGGTAACACGTGATGAGCGAGAGCAAACTCTCGAGTATCTCTTCACGCTGTGGTGTATCAAACCGGTCAGCGGCGGACTCGACTGAATCGATAGTAAACCCGGATCCGGAGCGACTTGCTTCGGTAATGTAGATCTTCGATCCAGCGTTTTTCGCACCGCTGAAATCGATCCCGTATACGGTATCACGAGAATCGATCAATTCTTGTTCCATTTCACTAGATTGTTATCGGAACTGATAATGAGTGTCTCTATCATCACAACGGCATCACAACTAACGGGATAGTGTCTGTGACCATGAGTAACACAACAGGCTATGATCTGGACGTACAGGAGCTCAGAACCCTCGCTCATGCCGTGTATAACGATTACGAGACGAAAAACGGCCCCTTCCAAGAGTATGATCTGCCCGAGTATGACGTCATCTACGATATTCCAGATGGGCGTGAACGTGCGAATTTCATCACACTGCTCGTTACCATCAATCTCAACGTCGAAACCTCCGGAACCGATGGCCTCTGGCAAACCGCTCTGAAGGCGTATGAATCCGACCGCTACAGTTGGATCTTCGACGTCGATGCAGTCGCAGAGCGCCCCCAGCTCGATCTGTACACGGAGGCGTTCAAGCCTCTCGGGTGGAAAAGCAACAACGCCTACGTGTTTTGGGCGAAGAACGCGACGACGATAGCAGAGCACTATGATGGAGATATCCGCAATCTATTCGAACACTGCTCAGACGACGCTGTCGCTATTCAAACGGTTACTCAGACGGAGAACCCAACCTGGTTTCCGTCCCTCAAGGGTAAGAAGGTTAGTGCACTCTGGTTACGCCTAATCGATGAAGAAATCAGGTCACTCGAATCGATCGAGAAAATATCTATTCCGGCCGATCGCAACATCTTACGGGTAACAGACTATCTCTGCACAGAAGATCTCGAAGAACGCACAGAGACGAATCTCAAAGCCACCCGAGAGCTCTGGGAGACGGTCTGCGATGGAACTGATCTCGTACCCGTGTACATCGATAAGCCGATATGGATCTGCGGCAAGCAATCGATCTACCCAGGATTAGATTTCTGGAATGAGTGGGGCCGTGAGTACCTCGGTGAGAAAGCGAAACATGTCTGAATAACAGCTTCGATTACAGAGCAACGATCAACTCAGTCTCATTCGGAGCTCAACTCGGAGCGATCCGGTGTGTCTCGTGCGGTGTTGTCGGTTTTCTGTTGGCGTTCAGCCGGCGTCTCGACGTTCTGACCCAGATCGCTAAGTGTCACATCGGCGAGTCCACATCGATTACACTCCCTCCAGAATGCGGGTTCACGGAGATCGACGAACTTGTGAGCGTCTTCATCGCATACCTCGCCATCCACCATCCGCTGGAAGATTATTTGCACCGGTGGATTTGGCGTCCGGACTTCGGTCACTATACGACGTTTCAAACGCCGTCGCTCTTGCTCTCGCTCACGCTCCTTTTCAGCTCTCTCGGTGTCTTCGTGCCGTTTCCGCTCACGCTCATTTCGTTTCCGTTCCCGCCGCTCCTCTCGCTTCTTCTGCCGCTTCCACAAGCGTCGACCTCGTTCCCACGCCGCCCGGAGTAAGGAGCCGTCGCCCCACTCGAGGTGCACCGTTGCAGGGACCCCCCGGATCACGCCATCAGACTGCTTGACCGATTCTCTCAACTCTGCGAGAACGTCGATTTGCTCCGAGTGTTCGACGGCCTTTGGCCAAACGTTAATAAAGTCAGCTTCTTGGAGATCAACGGAATACTCTTCTAAATCGAATGCCGCTTCTTCGAGCCAAAGCGTTGAAATTTCGTGATCGAGATACTCCTGTTCGACCGCTTGGCGATCCTTGGCCTCGTTACGATACTGACACTCAACAGCTATCCCTCGACCGTAGGGAAACATCGGTTCTTCAAAGATCACCAAAACGTCGGGGCGTCGATCACCGACCCGTTTTGTATCGATATAGAGCCCGTCATTGGCGATCGGGACGGGGAATTCCAGCTTGAGAAAATCAGCTACGATACTCTTCATTTTCATGTGAACGTCCGATTCTACTCCACAATTACCGTTCCCGTGTCTGAAGTGAGACGCTACGAGTTTCCCATTCTTGGGATATGGTTTGACAAGACTAAAAGACCGACCACAGCCTGGACATCGAAGATCCATCTCTTGAGTTGCCATCGCTGGAGTGATCATTTGTCCCTCAGATGTCTCCGCGACGAATGGCATACGTTTCTTATATTTATTCAAACATATAAATGTGGCCAGGGGTTGGTTAAATCCTTCCGTGTCCTCACTACCGCAATGACGAGTCTCTAAGGTTCTATGGCGAACACCGCTCGATCGCCCAGGCAGCGCACTGGCGAACTTCCGGGTCGGGATCAGTATCCACAATGGTTTTGAGTGATTCCAAAGCAGCGGTCGATTCGAGATGTCCCAACGCTCGACAGGCGTTTCTTCGGGCTTCAGGTGACGAGACACTAAGAAGCTCACAGAGGGGTTGTTCTGCTTGTTCAACAGCTTCGCTATCACACTGGGCTAACTCAATAATCACGGCTGCGGCATTCGAGTGAATGAATTCATCGTCCTCCTCAAGCCCCGATATCGCGACCGAGGAATGCTCGAGGACGGTATCAGGGTGTTCTTTCGCTATGTCCGCAAGAAGGGCAAGCCCATTGCCCCGGGCCTTCGGTCCTCCCTGAACACTAACCAGGGCCACCTCATCGACGACAGAGACAGCAGCGGAGGGGAATTCGGACGTGACCGCTCCGAGTGCAGAGAGTGCATTCACCTGTTCTGGAGCCGTTCGGTCCCCAATTTTGTTGAATAGCTGTGGGACGATCGGTTTGATTTCATGGGGATACGTATGAGCGATCTGTGAGAGGACATACATCGTATTGATTCGCGTCGTGTCCGATCCCTCCTCTACGAGAACGCTCAATGTCGGAATGCTCTCGAGTATTTGGGCAGGTATGACGTCAACGAGTTCTACACAACACCCGCTTGCTGCTTGGGTAACTGGCCCAGACTCGGTCGAAATACGATCCGAGATCAAATCCCAATGCTGTGCAACTTCGTCGGGATGAACGGTAGCTAACTGACGTAGACATCGAAGCGAGAGAGCGTCGTTGAGCGCTGGTCGCTCGAGAGCCTTAATCGCCTCATCGACAAATCGCTCTCCAGGCTCACCAGCCCTCGTCACGTTCATCAGTGCTACAATGGCATCAGCGTGCTCTTCGACGTGAACTGGAGGCTTTTGAAAGACAGAATACAACGCCTCGAGGTCAACGCTATCCGGATCGCTGATCGACATTTCTCGAAGCCGTGCTGTTGTAGTAGGTGAGGTCATTGCGGTGATAGAACCTATCTTGGGTTGTATATCTCCTGGCTACGGGTTCGTTGAGTAGTAATTTCTATTTGTCCAATTCGGAGTGAATTAGTTGGTATTGGCCACTTATTGGCAAATTTTGTTACTATTTTTAATTGATGCGGCAAGAAGTGTTAAGATGCACAGGAATATTTTTTGCGAAGAGATCCAGCTCGCTATCGGATTCTCAAAGATATTTCGGAGCGACATGCCGAGGTACGTTTAATCTGGTTCGACCCGGGCGCGATCTAGAAGCGGTAATTGGATGCTGACTTCCCTGCGTAGTGGCGTGTCAATCGGAAAAGCACAATACGCTGGCTTCGTCGCTTCGCCCATAACTGTAATGATCATCGACCGAATCAGACGCGTAACAATTGATCATCTGTCAAGGAGGTAATTTAGACGGCGCCGATTCACTACTTGCAACCATTGTATGTGTAATCGGAGTACCTCACACAAAGATCGAATAATAAATAATAGCCGAAACAGATTTTCATTACTGGCATATTGATTGAATATGGTATTCAGTGTATTGACAGACCATGAAGTAGAGATGTTACGGTTATACTCGGTCGAGCACCCTACCGGGATCGATATCCGAAATGTCGATAACATAGTACAAGATTGGAAATCCACAGATAGTATCAATTGGATGAAAATACGTATAGTAATCTAACTACAGAAGAGCGCGTCAGCATACAAGTATTAAAGCTGAGAAAGCTGGGAGGCACGGAGGAGATCGGTGTAATAAACCAACTCCCTCTATTTCTCGAGAACACTATTAGTCGCGGGGTAGATATTCTCGAGATGCATGGGGATCGGCATCGTTTTGATCCTTGTATCAATCTAATTACGAGATTAGATCACGAAGATCTCGAAAAATTAGCGAACTACTTGGCAGAGTTTGAGAACAGTGATTATTGTATAGCCCTTGAACAAAACAGGAAGGAATTATCTATGCATCTTCGAAAGAGTGAATTTGAACATATAGATGCTAGTTCTGCATACAATCTCATAGAGTGTTATCGAGCAACTCTTCCAATATTTGAGCGAGGATTCCCGAATCTCCTCGCACTAAAGCGAATTTTAGATGGTGAGGAGCCAGTAAGCGATCAATTACAAAGAAAAAGCGCCCGATCAGTTCGTGAGGAGTTGACTGGACCCTCACCTAATGACACACACGCGTATTTCGATCAAATAGTAAATAGGTTTGACACTGGTCTTAGAAATGGGATAGCTCATGGAGACATAATCAACGACAGTATCCGAAGTGAAATACGTATACCATCGAGAAATAAACGGTATTCATACGAAGAATTGTCAAATGTGGTTAAACCGAACATCTCCAATGCTATTTTCCTAACAGGGTTATACAGAGCTATAGTGGAATTGCAATACCTATCGATTAGTTTCGACAAATTAGAACGATAGAGGTGTCCAAGGACTATCGAGACGAACGGTGGATTATGCCCGATCCAGCGTATGCTGAGACTCTCATCGGTGTCAGAAATGATCTAGAAGCTGACGTTGGTGATGCTGCTGAAAAATGGCGTGAGATGAGATTTACACCGGAATAAAGAATTGGCAGTACGCAGCAGAGATCGGTCCCACGGGCCCGTACCGTGTTGTAATGGGCACGCCGATTGCGGCAGTCGGCAGGAGCAGGATGCCAAGGTCGTCTCCGCCAATGGGGACCTGACACACCCGGAAACGAAGGAGATCAATGACGTGGAGGAATACTGATTATCCACCTTGTGCAACTCTTCTGCAACTGGGTACTGAATGTTGAACAAGGTAGAAAGTCACAATCTATTTTTCACCTGGCGTACCTGATTAATGTGAGGAGAAGTAGAGCCCCTCAAGGATGTAACGAATAACAACGGCTAACGTGATTCCCATATTTTAGGACAATGGTATCTGTAACAGACGTCTGTTACAGGCAGATATATAATTACGTATTTGTCACGAAGATTACAATGCACTGTGATCTCATCGTCGTCTGTGCCCAAAAGTGGATCGAGGACGAACCATTGCGTATCAGGTGACCCTTTTGCACCGGATGTGAGATCGAGACACGGGGATCGCGGTGACCGGTCGGCACACGACGACCTCCGATTCCACTTCGTAGGAAATCGCGCTCACAGTCTCGGTGCTCACCAAAATCTCCGATCGCAGAGAGCTCCGAACGGACGGGGGCCAATCCGTCGATTCCGATTCAAACACCGACGATGACGAAGACGACCACCCCGGAATGCTGATCGCGGGTGCGTTCTACTATATTCGGGTTTACTACCTCGACGAAGGCACGGGCACAACGCTCTGTGGACTCGACGGCGAGTACGCCTCGGTCTCACTCGACAAAGCGAAACCGAGTGCATTTCGTGTCTGCCGACGCTGTGAGAGCACCCAAAATGGAGGCTACAGTACTCGTCCTTGTCCACACCGCAACAAAGCGGTCGTCATCACCCACTGACCGATGCACGTTCGCGAGTGTTCGGGCTCGAGCCAGCTCGGTGTTAGAGACGAGAGTGAGGACTGTACGAATTCCGAGGAGCAGGACACAGGTGCCAGCCAGGATCGTCCCTCCGAGACGACCAAGGAGACGCACCGATGAGCCGTCCCGAATTGCCTCGTTCGGTCGAGACCATCGACGAGCAACTCGAAGCCCTCACTGACCGGATCGAGGCACTCGAAGCTGAGAATACGGCACTGAAAGCCGAGCATCGAGCCCTTGCTCGGGCGCTTGAAGCGAACACCTCCCCCGATTCGAATCCAGCGACCGACGCCACCGGTTCGAACGCGACGAGCATACCAGACGTCCTCGAGCTTCGTGGAGCCGATTCACCCGAAGACGCACGACTTGATCAAATTTGGATTGCGGGGCATCCGATCGGGTTGATGCTCACCCGACGTCGTTCTGAGATCGAAGCGCTCTCCGAGGTACTCGATGACCTTAGGCTGGACGGGGGTTCGAACGCGCTGCCGATCGACCAGCTGCTTCCGATCCAGGAGACCGCCAGGGATTACGAAGTCGATCCCTCGCTTCTCACGGCGAACAAGCGACGAGCAGCGCTCATCTGGACGACCTTTTTCGAGACCTGTGAGCGAACCCCGACGAAGTTCGTCCTCGATTCTGGCGCAGTGAAGACGATCCTCCGAGTGAACGACGAGTCCCATCACAACGAGACCGTTCGTCGAGTGATGGAGCTAGTGAGCGAGCTCGGTGAGGATCTCATCAGCTGTGAGACGCACCGAAACACGAAGCGACTCATGATCGATCGGGCCGAGTTCGAGGCGTTCGTCGACCGGCTTGGAGAGAGCAGCTCACGCAAGCGAACCGAGACCACGGAGACCACCCGATGACCGATCGACCAACCTACCCAAGAGACCCGCTCAGTCGACAGCGAAAGCGTTCACTGCGGTTATCGTGTTCGTAGTATTGGTCACGGTGTTTGCTGAAACAGGTGATGCTGCAGCTGCCGTCTTGGGACTTCTGTCGATGACGTATGTCTTATCTATGGCGTCGGAAGACGATCCCAAATACAATACGTGTGGTATTCGGTAACAAATGTTATCCCCATACAGAAAGATGTATAGTTATGTTCAGAAATATAACCAATACACGAAGATGTCTCGATGGACTTGAGCTCAGACGGTTCACGGTGGGAGAGACGACCTTCGGTAGGAGCGCCACGATTTCATGGGCAATCAACGAACCTCGGGGACAGAACTGTAGCAACGTGAAGTATCGGATCGATTCGGAACCGAATCTCTACGATGACCTTGATCCCGGGGTGGATTATCAGGTCGGTCAGGAGCGACATCGCTTCGACCAGCTGGAACCAGCCGGCGATGTGAGTGTTAACCCTGCTCGGACACGCACGTACACATTGGAGGCGATCCCCCGAGGACTAGTTGGTCGTATCCCCAGTCTCAAGGAAAAAACACTTGCCAGCGGAACGGTCGTCGCCGGAAATATCGTCAGATACACGCAGATGGGAGACGAGTGGGTTCGCAACCCCAATCCCCATTCTGACGCGTTCGACGACAATTCCAATGATGCAGCCGAGAAGGCCGCTGAAGGGTCACGAGAGATCATCGGGAGCCTCTCGGAATCGCATCGGCGGCGTCTTCACAACAAAGTCATTAAACTCCATCTCATCCCCGTCGACGCATCGATCACCGATCTTCCCCCATACAAGAACCTCGCGGGCGACACCAAAGGTGGGAGCGACTGGGCAGACGCAGCTGGCGCGGGAGGCGTCCTTAAAGAGGAGGGACGTATCGTGATGGCATGCGCAGAGGTCGAGATGCTCGATCTACCCGGTCGTCGATACCCTCTAGGGTACATTCTTGCTCACGAGATGGGCCATACCGTCCTTGGATCGCCACGGTCAGGAGGCCAGTTCCAGCTACACGCCGTTTCGGAGGCTGAACTCCGGAAGCTCAAAGAACTCTTCGAGGCACGCGTCGAGGAGGGAGGGGAGTTCTTGCCCGGTGTCGAGATTCTGGGCGACAACAAGGACTTTGAGGAGTACTTCGCTGAGGGAACCGCGGCGATGTTCGAGAAACCGTG is a window encoding:
- a CDS encoding DUF429 domain-containing protein, with the protein product MEQELIDSRDTVYGIDFSGAKNAGSKIYITEASRSGSGFTIDSVESAADRFDTPQREEILESLLSLITCYRSKTAIFGFDFPFSLPKSAHVDPEDREWAEFIAEFRTEFSKATTPEEFRGLCTDRLEGLDDSDPEKRRETDICTAAQSPLGPQIKHQVYYGIKDLLHPLVDDRSARVLPMQKPALNVPWIVETYPAATLGSLRTYRHGYKNHHKNGKSRRKKILDRLKADGLDFDAAHREQAEKNDDALDSLVCAFAVIRALAEKEPLDDEVGIEGKIIV
- a CDS encoding competence protein CoiA family protein — protein: MKMKSIVADFLKLEFPVPIANDGLYIDTKRVGDRRPDVLVIFEEPMFPYGRGIAVECQYRNEAKDRQAVEQEYLDHEISTLWLEEAAFDLEEYSVDLQEADFINVWPKAVEHSEQIDVLAELRESVKQSDGVIRGVPATVHLEWGDGSLLRAAWERGRRLWKRQKKREERRERKRNERERKRHEDTERAEKEREREQERRRLKRRIVTEVRTPNPPVQIIFQRMVDGEVCDEDAHKFVDLREPAFWRECNRCGLADVTLSDLGQNVETPAERQQKTDNTARDTPDRSELSSE
- a CDS encoding HEAT repeat domain-containing protein, with amino-acid sequence MSISDPDSVDLEALYSVFQKPPVHVEEHADAIVALMNVTRAGEPGERFVDEAIKALERPALNDALSLRCLRQLATVHPDEVAQHWDLISDRISTESGPVTQAASGCCVELVDVIPAQILESIPTLSVLVEEGSDTTRINTMYVLSQIAHTYPHEIKPIVPQLFNKIGDRTAPEQVNALSALGAVTSEFPSAAVSVVDEVALVSVQGGPKARGNGLALLADIAKEHPDTVLEHSSVAISGLEEDDEFIHSNAAAVIIELAQCDSEAVEQAEQPLCELLSVSSPEARRNACRALGHLESTAALESLKTIVDTDPDPEVRQCAAWAIERCSP